Proteins from a genomic interval of Papaver somniferum cultivar HN1 chromosome 4, ASM357369v1, whole genome shotgun sequence:
- the LOC113275403 gene encoding probable glutathione S-transferase, with protein sequence MGEESSSVKLIGAWPSPFTYRVMWGLELKGIKYEYINEDLKNKSEMLLKYNPVYKKTPVLVHGGKPISESMIILEYIEETWPESYPLLPKDPYEKSVARFWIKFMEDKGSNFGTFFLTTGAEQEKAQNEISEMLKTIEEKVGLGEKKFFGGETIGLVDLAIAPIAYWLGAIEEVVGVKIFEAHKFPKIHEWSESFKQVLVIKENLPNYTDLLEYLKGIREKAIAASQ encoded by the exons atgggAGAAGAATCATCATCAGTGAAACTGATTGGGGCTTGGCCTAGTCCTTTCACTTACAGAGTCATGTGGGGTTTAGAGCTGAAAGGTATCAAATATGAATACATAAATGAAGATCTGAAAAACAAGAGTGAAATGCTATTGAAGTACAACCCAGTTTATAAGAAGACACCAGTTCTTGTCCATGGAGGGAAACCAATTTCAGAGTCCATGATTATCCTCGAGTACATCGAAGAAACGTGGCCGGAGAGTTACCCACTACTACCCAAGGATCCTTATGAGAAATCTGTAGCTCGGTTTTGGATTAAGTTCATGGAGGATAAG GGTTCAAACTTTGGAACATTTTTTCTGACCACCGGAGCAGAACAAGAAAAAGCCCAAAATGAAATTTCAGAAATGCTAAAAACTATTGAAGAAAAAGTTGGTCTTGGCGAGAAGAAATTTTTCGGAGGTGAAACAATCGGATTGGTGGATTTGGCAATTGCACCTATAGCTTACTGGTTGGGAGCAATTGAAGAAGTAGTAGGAGTGAAAATATTTGAAGCACATAAGTTTCCTAAGATTCATGAGTGGAGTGAAAGCTTTAAACAagttcttgtgatcaaagagaacCTCCCAAACTATACTGATTTGTTGGAATATCTCAAAGGCATAAGGGAAAAGGCCATCGCAGCGTCTCAGTAA
- the LOC113275402 gene encoding protein PLASTID MOVEMENT IMPAIRED 2-like, producing the protein MEIREGDEERERIQSVKGAINFYGEKPGLKKHPIEISEKKSPSKTKELHFAQKDINQFSKSWKTSESIRTQAESELVKARQTVKNLTLQIEESNLKTNAQRRELETLKKSDKSQENSALDDGKSDSACKYAEAQEELQSAKQELCKLKLEMAHAMEMKAEANKETDAAISRIRSCSRTIETLRKEIEEANEEQVLVELARIEAVREFGAIKAQREAESAEFVNKMEKVKRRMKDVTREIDRTKEVEITLGITNSEVSVLQNELMLVKAMEIRSDAAKASGEEASHRVEDKSTTLSLLQSVTEEMEASKKELARIKRGGFKLMASMDIIREECKSVSEETARLRKAERETDATIQNLNTKLLRAKNRLEAASLAEEKAASIVLNLSTTFQQLKSESDTARRESGLINEEMVRITEEKQKNESEIKLTEEKLQSAVQELELVKSSEAMALEKLKILAEKTVIARASKSQHSSSITISKFEYEYLMGRAKRAEAVAEKKVVAAEAWIEAVKVGEKEMELKREIAEREIRELSLMEDQELYRTVKSLRESLDSETEIHSARQLQQEKLAEILKSSQLEEALPSKATEDLANTTPTTALISKAVMEYGTATPSRRARGRRVPGSPGGRHLIHSGSITLRKRRKVVPNLVNKLFSSSNNKNLMNDDEQL; encoded by the exons ATGGAGATACGAGAGGGAGACGAAGAACGGGAAAGGATTCAGTCTGTCAAAGGAGCTATTAACTTTTATGGAGAAAAACCGGGATTGAAGAAACATCCAATCGAAATTTCTGAG AAAAAATCACCTTCAAAAACAAAAGAGCTTCATTTTGCGCAAAAGGATATCAATCAATTCAGCAAGAGCTGGAAAACTTCAGAATCAATAAGAACCCAAGCTGAATCAGAACTCGTGAAAGCAAGACAGACAGTGAAAAATCTCACTCTTCAAATCGAAGAATCAAACTTGAAAACAAATGCACAAAGAAGAGAACTTGAAACACTGAAGAAGTCTGACAAAAGCCAAGAGAACTCGGCATTAGATGATGGGAAATCAGATAGTGCTTGTAAATATGCTGAAGCGCAGGAGGAATTGCAATCAGCAAAACAGGAGTTGTGCAAACTTAAGCTTGAGATGGCCCATGCCATGGAAATGAAAGCTGAAGCCAATAAAGAGACTGATGCTGCAATTTCAAGAATAAGGTCTTGCTCAAGAACTATAGAAACACTGAGGAAGGAAATTGAAGAAGCCAATGAAGAACAAGTACTTGTCGAATTGGCTAGGATTGAGGCTGTCAGAGAATTTGGAGCCATTAAAGCTCAGAGAGAAGCGGAATCTGCTGAATTTGTAAACAAAATGGAAAAAGTAAAGCGCAGAATGAAAGATGTAACTCGAGAGATAGATCGCACGAAAGAGGTTGAAATCACACTCGGCATTACAAATTCTGAAGTTAGCGTTTTACAAAATGAATTAATGCTAGTGAAGGCCATGGAAATACGGTCTGATGCAGCAAAAGCTTCAGGAGAAGAAGCCTCTCATAGAGTCGAAGACAAATCCACGACATTATCATTGTTACAGTCGGTAACCGAAGAAATGGAAGCGTCAAAGAAGGAACTGGCACGTATTAAAAGAGGAGGATTTAAGTTGATGGCTTCTATggatatcataagagaagaatgCAAGAGTGTAAGTGAAGAAACAGCGCGGCTAAGGAAAGCAGAACGAGAAACAGATGCAACTATTCAGAATTTAAATACGAAACTCTTACGGGCCAAGAACAGGTTGGAAGCAGCATCTTTAGCTGAGGAAAAAGCTGCATCCATTGTATTAAATTTATCGACCACATTTCAGCAGTTAAAGTCCGAAAGCGACACAGCAAGGAGAGAGTCAGGACTGATAAACGAGGAAATGGTGCGCATTACCGAAGAAAAGCAGAAGAACGAATCCGAGATCAAATTAACTGAAGAGAAACTGCAATCTGCTGTACAAGAACTTGAACTGGTTAAATCGTCAGAAGCAATGGCCCTAGAGAAACTGAAGATTCTCGCCGAGAAGACGGTAATAGCTAGAGCATCCAAGTCACAACATTCGTCATCTATAACAATTTCAAAGTTTGAGTACGAGTACTTGATGGGGCGTGCCAAGAGGGCTGAGGCAGTGGCAGAAAAGAAAGTAGTTGCAGCGGAGGCGTGGATTGAAGCAGTAAAAGTTGGCGAGAAAGAAATGGAATTGAAAAGAGAGATAGCTGAGAGAGAGATAAGAGAGTTAAGTTTAATGGAAGATCAAGAATTATACAGAACTGTGAAGTCATTGAGAGAAAGTTTAGACAGTGAAACCGAGATACATAGCGCGAGACAGCTACAGCAAGAAAAACTGGCAGAGATTCTGAAAAGCTCGCAGCTCGAAGAAGCGCTGCCGAGTAAAGCAACAGAGGATCTTGCAAATACAACTCCAACCACAGCATTGATTAGCAAAGCAGTAATGGAGTACGGAACGGCAACTCCAAGCAGACGGGCAAGAGGTCGCAGAGTACCCGGATCACCAGGAGGTCGGCATTTGATACATTCAGGTTCAATCACTCTTAGGAAGAGGAGGAAGGTTGTGCCAAATCTAGTTAATAAGTTGTTTAGCAGTAGTAATAACAAGAATCTTATGAATGATGATGAACAGCTCTAA